A region from the Aegilops tauschii subsp. strangulata cultivar AL8/78 chromosome 5, Aet v6.0, whole genome shotgun sequence genome encodes:
- the LOC109772524 gene encoding large ribosomal subunit protein uL4z: MATTARPLVSVKALDGDMATDAAGVPMPHVMKAPIRPDVITFVHRLVSCNSRQPYAVSRKAGHQTSAESWGTGRAVSRIPRVGGGGTHRAGQGAFGNMCRGGRMFAPTRIWRKWHRRVNVRLRRVAVASALAATAVPAIVTARGHRIESVPEFPLVVSDSAEGIEKTAQAIKVLKQLGAYADAEKAKQSVGIRPGKGKMRNRRYINRKGPLIVYGTEGSKIVKAFRNLPGVDVANVERLNLLDLAPGGHLGRFVIWTESAFKKLDEVYGSFEASSSKKKGFVLPRPKMTNADLGRLINSDEVQSVVKPINKEVKRREARKNPLKNAAAVLKLNPYFGTARRMAVLAEAARVKARKEKINSKRTKLSAEEASKIKAAGKAWYQTMISDSDYTEFDVFSKWLGVSQ; encoded by the coding sequence atggccacCACCGCGCGCCCGCTCGTCTCTGTCAAGGCCCTGGACGGGGACATGGCCACCGACGCGGCCGGCGTCCCGATGCCGCACGTCATGAAGGCGCCGATCCGCCCCGACGTCATCACCTTCGTCCACAGGCTCGTCTCCTGCAACAGCCGCCAGCCCTACGCCGTCTCCCGCAAGGCCGGTCACCAGACCTCGGCCGAGTCATGGGGCACGGGCCGCGCCGTCTCGCGTATCCCGcgtgtcggcggcggcggcacccACCGCGCCGGCCAGGGAGCCTTCGGCAACATGTGCCGTGGCGGGCGCATGTTCGCGCCCACCCGGATCTGGCGCAAGTGGCACCGCCGCGTCAACGTCCGCCTCCGCCGCGTCGCCGTCGCCTCCgccctcgccgccaccgccgtccCGGCCATCGTCACCGCCCGCGGCCACCGCATCGAGTCCGTCCCCGAGTTCCCGCTCGTCGTCTCCGACTCGGCCGAGGGCATCGAGAAGACCGCCCAGGCCATCAAGGTCCTCAAGCAGCTGGGCGCCTACGCCGACGCCGAGAAGGCCAAGCAGTCCGTCGGCATCCGCCCCGGCAAGGGTAAGATGCGCAACCGCAGGTACATCAACCGCAAGGGCCCCCTCATCGTCTACGGCACCGAGGGCTCCAAGATCGTCAAGGCCTTCCGCAACCTCCCTGGTGTGGATGTTGCCAACGTCGAGCGCCTCAACCTGCTCGAccttgcccctggtggccacctcGGCCGGTTTGTGATCTGGACCGAGTCTGCCTTCAAGAAGCTGGACGAGGTGTACGGCTCCTTTGAGGCGTCTTCCTCCAAGAAGAAGGGCTTCGTTCTCCCCAGGCCCAAGATGACCAACGCTGACCTTGGCCGCCTCATCAACTCTGATGAGGTCCAGTCTGTGGTGAAGCCCATCAACAAGGAGGTCAAGCGCAGGGAGGCCAGGAAGAACCCTCTGAAGAATGCTGCTGCCGTGCTCAAGCTCAACCCCTACTTCGGGACTGCCCGCAGGATGGCAGTTCTTGCTGAGGCAGCCCGTGTCAAGGCCAGGAAGGAGAAGATCAACTCCAAGAGGACCAAGCTCAGCGCG